ATTTGCAGGCGCATCCGCCCGTCAGTCATGCGCGTCAGCAGGTCATTGGCCGTGTTTTCCAGTTCCGGGATGGCCGCCTCGATGATCATGGCCGGGATGCCGCTGCCGCCGAAAGCCTCCCGCAACTCGGTGTAGAGGCTGCCCTGCGCGGCCAGCGCTTCCCGCCGCGCCTGCAGGGTCTCCTGCCGCTGGCGAGCGGCGGCCAGGGCGTGGAGCGCCTGCTGGGCGCGGGCGCGTTTTTCCGCCGTCGCCTGGAAGGCTGTGCGCACGGCGCGGGCCTGGTCAAAGCGACGGTTGGCTTCGGTTGTCAGGGCCTGCAGGCGTTCGATTTCGGCCTCGCTGGCGGCGCGGGCGGCTTCGTCCTCGGCCCGCCGATCGCGCAGCCGGGCCAGCCGTTCCTGAGTAGCGGCCAGCGCCTCCTCGGCGGCGGGCAGGGCGTCCAGAGCGATCTGCAATTCGTGCTGCTGGCGCTCGTAAGCACGGTAGGCGGTCAGGTCCTCGCGGGCGGCGGCATGGGCGGAACGGTCGTAGCCTAGCGCGGCGATCTCCTCCTGGAGCAGGGCCAGCTGGGCGCGAGCTTCGCCAGCATAATTCCCCGCCGCCAGGATGGCCTCCACGCCGGCCAGCGCGGTGCGGGCGGCCTGCAGGCGTTGACCGGCGTCGCGGGCGGCTTCCAGGCGGGCGTGCAGTTCTCCCGCCCGCTGGCGCAGGGTGTTCAGGCGGCTCAGGTCGGCCAGCAGGGTCTGCATCGCCGCGTCGTGGCGGGCCAGTTCCACCTGGATGGCCTGCAGGCGGGTAGCGTTGGCGCGGTAGCGGTCACCGCGGGCGGTGCCGTCAGCGCGGAAGGCGGCGATCAGTTCGGCGCGGCGCGGCGGTGGCAATGGCTGCTGGCAGGTCGGGCATTCGGCGGCATCCGGGTCGGCGGCGCTGAGCGTGTCCAGCCGCGCCTTGATCTGGCCCATCTCCCTGCGCAGGGCGTCATTGGCCCCGCGCAGGGCGGCGGCTTCCTCCTTGAGACTGGCGATCGTCTGGCGCAGCGCGTCGCGTTCGGCCTCGCGGGCCTGCAACGCCGCGATCTCGGCCTCGACGCCGTCCAGCTCAGCGGTGATGGACTCCGTGTCAACGGCCAGGCGGGTCAGTTCCTCAATGGCTCCGCGGTAGTCGCTGGCTTGGGCCTCCAGTTCAGCGCGGGCAGCGGCGATCTGGCGCTCCAGGGCGTGGCGGCGTTCCTCCGCTTCCTGCAGCGACAGCAACTTGTCACCCAGCGATCGGTCGGCCTGGCGGGCCGCTTCCAGCGTGGCGAAGCCGGTCTCGATGACCTCACGGCGGGCGATGATCGCCCGGTAATCGGCGACCCGCGCGGCCAGGCGTTCAACCTCAGCCAGCAACGCCCCTTCGTCGTGGGCATAGGCCCGCAGACGGCGGTCGAGGTCAGCCTGGCGGTCGAGGGCGGCGCGGAGTTGCGCCGGGGCATCGCGGATGGCATCGTAGGCCGCTTCGGCCTCATGCAGGGCGGCGGAGGCAGCCGCGTGATCGGCCTCGGCGGCGGCCAGATCGCGCTCCAGCACGGGTTGGCGGGCCAGGTCGTCGGCGATCTCGGAGAGCCGCCCGTCGATGTTCTGCAACGCGCCTTCGATCTCGCGCAGGCGGTCGCGGGCCTGCTCTGCCCAGGTTTCCCAGATGCCCAGGCCCAGGATGTCAGCCAGGATCTGGCGGCGCTGAGCGGGTGGGCGGGTGGTGAAAGCGTCGGCGCGGCCCTGTTGCAGGAAGGCGCTATGGACGAACGTGTCGTAATCCAGGCGGAGCAGGCCGGTGATCCGGGCCTGCGTTTCGCGCAGGGTGGGGGCGCTGATGTCGCGCAGGCCGCCAGCAGCGGCATTATCGCGGAGGTACAGGCTCAGGCTGGTCTGCCGGCGGCGGTCACGCCCGCGCGTGACCAGGTAGCGCTCGCCTTCCTGCTCGAATTCCAGTTCGACGCGCATTTCGTCCGCGCCGAGGGTGATCAGGTCCTGGTCGGTGCGGCCACGGGCGCGGCCCCACAGCGCCCAGGTGATCGCGTCCAGCAGGGCAGATTTGCCCGCGCCATTCGGCCCGCTGAGCACGGCCAGGTGCAGCCCCTCAAAGACGATCGGGTCGGGGGCGTGATAGGGCAGGAAGTTGCGCAGGGTCAGGCGTATCGGGAGCATGGGTCGTTTCTGGCGTCAAATCCTGAGTGTTGCGTCACAAATTGCCGGTCTATCATACGGCGAGCAGCATAAGGCTATGCCTGCCGTGCGTCAGGCCTCCTCGTCGCTCAATATCTCCCGCGCGGCGTCGAGTAGATCGCGCAGGCGATCCGGCGGTGTGCTTTTGCCCTCAAAGTAGCGCCGCACCAGTTCCTCTGGTGGCAGGCGCTCCGGGCTGGCCCCCAGCCGGGCATGTACCGGGTGGGCTACCTCCACCTGGATAGCGGCCACGTGATCGGCTCCGGCGGCGAACAGAGCGCGGCGGATGGCGCCTTCCTGCAGCAGGTGGGCGTTGGTCTCGCTGAGGGCGACGATCACGCGCACAATGGCGTCGTTCATCTCCAGCTCTTCAGCGGCCGCCAGAACGGCGGCGGTCGGGTCGCGGCTGTCGCGGGCGTCGGCCCGTACGGTCACAAAGGGCCGCGCCGCCAGCGGCACAAAGCGCCAGCTTGCTGCGCCGCGCGCCACCTCCGCCCAGCAAAAGCCCTTTGGTTCCCCTTCTTCGCTGAAGTCCAACCGCTCCAGGCTTCCGCTGTAGACAACCGGGGGGATGCTGCCCGGCAGCGTTAGAACCTGATGGCGGTGGCGGTGGCCCAGGGCTACATAATCCCAGCGGCGGTCGGTCAGCGCTTCCAGGGGCACGGTCACGTCGCGGCCCAGCATGTTGGCCTGTTCGCTGCCGGGCCGTGCCCCGCGCACGCTGAAGTGCCCGGCCAGCACGCGCGGGGCCGGATCAGAGTCGGCTTCCTCCGCCAGGGCGCGCAGCCGATCCACCAGGGCGTGCTCCAGGGCGGCGTCCAGTTCGGCCAGGGTCAGGCCGCGCGCCTGGCCTTCCGCCAGCAGCCGGGCGCGGACGGGGTAAGGCGCAGCGGCCACCTGTACCGGCCCGCGCACCGTCTCGATGCGGTGCAGGGCGTAGTCCACGCCGACAATCACGTTAGGCACGCCCAGCGTCGCGTAAATCTCGATACTGGCGGCCTTGCCGGCGCTGGCCGGTAGATCGTGGTTGCCGACCAGCAACAGCACCGGGCACAGCGCGGCCAGGTCCCGCACGAAGCGGGCAAACTCGCGCTGGTAGGTCGGGCTAGGGTTGCGCGTCTGGAAGGCATCGCCGCCGAAGATCGCCAGGTCGGCGCCATGCGCGGCAGCGTGATCGCGCACCTCCGCCAGCCGGGCGAAGAAATCCTCCGCGCGGGAACTGAGACCGGTCTCCGGGTCGGTCCGCCCGTAGGCTTCCAGCCCGATGTGGGCGTCGGCGAAGTGGAGAATGCGGATCGGGTCGCTCATGGCCTGCGCTCCCGGCGGCGATCAGGGCAGTTTACCGGTGCGGCGGAACAGGTAGCGGCCAAAGATCATCTCGGTGGGGCCATCCGGCTTGCGGCGGAATTCCACCGGCATCTGCACGCCGCCGCCATCCTGCACGTAGAAGGTTGACACCTCGTCGCTGACGTCGTCCGGGATCAGCACGGCTTTTGCCTGGGAGAGCTTGCCGGCTTTCTCGTAGATGAGAAAATCGCCCGCCCGGCGAATCTGGGCGCGCATGGTGGCCCTGTAGGTCTCGTAGGTTCCGGTCAGGGCTTCCAGGCGGCGCATGTGGCGGATGAAAGGCAACGCCTCCGGGTCTTTGCCAAGCAGTTCGGCCAGGCCGTAGAAGGCGAAGTAGCTCATCGGATAGCCCGTGCCATTGGCCAGTAGCATGATCCCGATGTTTTCTGCCGGGATGAAAGCCATGTGCGCGGTGGCCACACCGACCGATCCGCCGTGCCCGATCACCTGCCGGCCCAGAAAGTCCGGGGTGACCTGCAGGCCGTAAGCATAGCCAGGCGGGCCGAAGTGCGTCCCGCGCTCTGGCTGGGTGATGCGCGGCGTTTGCATCTCGGCCAGACTGGCGGCGCTGATCAGCCGCGCGCCGTTGTACTCGCCGCCATTGAGATACATCTGGATGTAGCGGGCCATCTCCGCCACGCTGCTGACCAGCGCACCATCGGCCTGCAGTGTGTTGAAAACGTAGCTGGAGGGTTCCCGTTTGCCTTCCGGGGTGACGACATAGGGCACGGCGGCGTTTTTGTCCGCCGCCAGGGCGGCCTGGTCGAACGTGGTGCGGGCTATGCCCAGCGGCTTGAGGATGTGCTCAGCGACATATTCGGCATAGGGCTGACCGCTGACGCGGGTGATGATCTCGCCCAGCAGGGCGAAACCTTCGTTGAGGTAGTACCAGCGCTCGCCGGGCTTGTTCAGTGTCCAGTCGCGGGCGTCCTTCATAAAGGTCAGCAGATCGGCGGTGGTGCTGATCGGCAGGGGGATGTCGCTGCCGTCGGTATGCGCGTAGATGATCTGCTCCATGTAGGCCAGCGCTGGCAGGCCGGAGGTGTGGGTCATCAGGTGCCAGAGGCGCACCAACTCCCCACCGGGGCGGACCTGAAACTCCGGGATGAACTTCTCGACCGGGTCATCAACGCTGAGCAGGCCCGCTTCTGCCAGTTGCATGATCGCCAGGGTGGTGAACGACTTGGTGACGGAGCCAATGCCGTACAGCGTGTCAGGCGTGGCGGGCAGACCGGCGGCCAGGTCGCGGAAGCCGAAGCCCCGCGCCCAAATCACGTCGCCGCCGCGTACCACGGCGGCGCTCAGGCCGGGCAGGTGGGTGGCGGCAAGCTGCTCAAAGATGAAGGCTTCCAGTTTTTCCAGCGGCATAACAGATCCTCGCAGGGGATGGTTCGGGCCAACATTCCGCACATTGCTGCCAACTGTAGACCGCGCTGCGCCCCCTGTCAACACAGGGGCTGCGTCGCGCCCCGCACCGGGCGCAGGCCGGAACACGGGCGGGAAGGGGGATAGCAAATCAGGGGTCGGGAGACCGGGTGACCGGGAGGTGGAGAGGCCAGGGGGCCAGATAATCGCCCCAATGCCTGCTCCCTGCTCTCATCCCTGCCGGTTGCGTCCGGCCCGGTTCTTGCCTACCATTGGGAGTAGGCAATCCCGCACCGCATTGATGGGGAGGATGATCGGTTCCACCATGATGGGCGATAGATCCACGCCGGGCACAGGCGATGACCTGCTGGGCCGCACGATCGGGCATTACCAGATCCTGCGGGAACTGGGGCGTGGCGGGATGGCGACCGTTTACCTGGCCCGCCAGACCAACATGAATCGCCAGGTGGCAATCAAGGTGTTGCCGCGTATTTTCCTGCACGATCCAACCTTCCTGGAGCGTTTCAAGCGGGAAGTCCAGCTCATCGCCGAACTGGAACATCCGCATATCCTGCCCGTCTACGACTTTGGCGAGGTGGACGGCATCCCTTACATCGTCATGCGCTATCTGAGCGGCGGTAGCATGCTCGACCTGCTGATCGACGGCCTGCCGCCACTGGCTAACCTGGAAAAACCGATCCAGCAGGTGTGCGCCGCGCTGGACTTTGCTCACAGCGAGGGCATCATCCACCGCGATCTCAAGCCCTCGAACATCATGCTGGATGAGCACGGCAACGCCTACCTTTCGGACTTCGGCATTGCCCAGATTATGCAGGACGCCGGACGATTGACCGGTTCCGCCCTGATCGGTACGCCGGCGTATATGTCGCCGGAACAGGCGGAAGGCCGCCCGCTGGATGCCCGCTCGGATGTGTACGCGCTGGGGGTAGTGCTGTTTGAGATGGTGACCGGGCGCGAGCCGTTCCAGGCGGACACGCCAATGGCTATGCTGCTCAAGCAGATCGCCGAGCCGATGCCCTCCCCGCGCGCCTACCGGCCTGACCTGCCGGCGGCGGTGGAACAGGTTATCCTGCGGGCGACGCTCAAGGACCCGGCGCTGCGCTATCCCTCAGCAGGGGTGCTGGCAGCGGCCTTTAGCCAGGCGCTGCGCACGATTTCGCCGGAACAGAGCAGCGTCCGCCTGCCGCGCCCGCCTTCCACCGAGATCACCATGTTGCCGCGCCGGGAAGCGCCGACCGAGGCCGAGATGGCGAGCGAGGTGGAGGACCTGCCAACGGTGCTCGGCGCTGAAGACCTGGCCGTACCAACCATGCCGGCGGAGAGACCATCGCGGAGAAGTATCCCGGCGGGGAAAAGCTTCCCGGCGGCGGAAAAGCTGCCAACGGCGCAGGCAGGCGAAGCCGCCGTTGCGCCCCAGGCCGGTCGCCGCCGATGGGTGGGGGTGCTGGCCGGGGTATTGATCGTTCTGTTTCTGGCCTTCGGCGCGGTGCGGCTGCTGCGGAATAACTGGCCCGGCGGCTTGCTGAGGGAAGCAGAACCGACTGCGTTCCCCGGTGCAACGCTGCGCACCGGCCCGGATCGGCTTTACTGGTTGGCCGTGCCGGAAGGCTGGCAGGAGCGGCAATTGCCTGTTGAGGACGGCCTGGCGGTCCTGTGGGCGCCGGAAGATGACAGCGCGTTTGTGGCGCTGCGGCTAACCCCCCTGGACGCCGCGGAGGCGCTGGCAGCGCTGGTCGAGCGCCACAGCCGCACCGCTTACGGCGATGCACGCCTCTTTGTGCCGATTGACCGGGCCGAACAGCCGGATGGGCGGCTGCGGGTCAGCTATCGCATCCCGCAGCCGGGGACGCTATATAACCGCTTTGGCCCCGGCCAGCTTGATCTGTTCTATAGCCGGGCTGGCTCGCAGCTGGTCACGCTGGCGTTCTTCACCAGCGATAGTGCAGATGTGGACCTCCTGCTGCCGGTGCTGCAGAAGGTGCTGGATTCGGTCGTGATCAATCTTTCCGGGTGAGGGCGTCGGGGGGTTGGTGGAGACAGGTGTGTGGGGGCGGTATGAATCGGGTCTCTGACATGGGTGAAGGAAGGATGTGATGATGCGGTCCAAACCGATCTGGAGTCTGGCCGGGCTGATCCTGGCCCTGGCGCTCCTGAGCGCGGCCTGTGGGCTGGTGCCGGGCATTGACCCGCTGGCTACGCCGGTCAGCAATGCACCGCCTGCATACAGTTACCTGCCCAACCTGCCAGGCTATACACGGCTGGATGCCCGCAGCATTCAGGAGTTCATCGCCGGGCTGGGGGAAGCCGGTTCGGCTCTGCTGGGCCAATTTCAGGCCACGGCGGTGATCGCTATGGTCGATAGCGTGGCTGACTGCTACCAGGAGATGGGTGCGGTGGCGGCCAGTGGCTACAGCAAGGACGCCCTGCCGATCGTGGCGGGCGTGGTAGCTGTCGCCAATCGCAACCTGTTGCTCAACCCGCAGACCTTCCTGGCCTGCATCACCCGCGCTCAGCAACCTCAGGGTCTGATGGAAGGACAGGGCGGCGGCGGTTTGCAGCCCTGCGCCTACAGCTATAGCACGGTGATTAACGGGGAGACCTTTGATTTCCTCTATGCCGGCACTGATCTGGAGATCTGCCAGGCTTTCTGCCGTTCGTTGCCCGCTTGCACTGGTCACTGATGATTCCGGGATCGGCCTGTTGAAGCATGTGTCATACAGCATTGTCCCCGCAAGCCAGGAGGAGAGGAGCGACTCAGGTGAACAGGTCTAGCATGAGGATATTGACCCTGATCGCGGTTGTGCTGGTACTGGCCGCTTTTACCGGCCCGGCGAACGCGCAGGGCGGGCATTGTTTCGGCGATGTGGTCTACTTCCGGGCATGCTTCCTGGAAGGTCACCGCCTGCAGGTGCTGCGCATTGAGAATGGCCAGGGCATCGAGGTGGGGATCATCCCCGGTGAGGTGTATCCCTATGCCGCTGCCTACTACGATAGCGCCCAACTGATCTACACCATCAGCGCGGATGGCTACGCCGCGGAGCTGTACTTCACCGGCAAGACCCCCGCTCCGGCCAACGGCTACGATACCACCTGGACGCTGGTCTTTTATGGCCCGGCGGGGCCGCTTTCCCGCGCTGAGTTCACCAAGCGCACCGCCGCCGATCCGGGGATCAGCCTGCCCGCCCCGACTCCGGTTGGCGGGCGGCGAAGTGCTGGCGCGGCGGCTCCACCTGCGCCAGTGGACGTTCCCGTGGTGGTGGGCGCCTTTGAGCCGAGTATCATCCGCCCCGGCTCGGTGAGCAGCTGCCTGGTGCGCAGTGCCTATACTGTGCGTATGCGTCAGGCGCCTTCGACTGGCGCGGCCATCCTGGATCGCGTCCCCTATGGGACATCCATGCCGGCGGATATGCAGACGTCAGATGGGCAGTGGGTACGGGCCTTCTTCGTCGGGGAAGGTGGCGTCGGGCGGTTAGGCTGGGTCTTTGCCAGCTATCTGGACCTGAGCGACGCCTGCGCCAATATCACGGTGGTCGCGCCGCTGGCTGCCGCGGCGGTTGCCGCGCCGCCGGTCGCGCCAGTGGAATCCACCCCCGCAGCCCCGGCTGAATCCCCGGCGGCAACGCCTTTTGACCCGACCTGGGGTGGCCAGCTTGACCTGACCATTGTCGAACCGGGCAGCGTCCAGACCTGCCTGGTGCGCACCACGTACACCGTGCGTATGCGGGCCATGCCGACGGAAAGCGCCCCGGTGCTGGTCAGCGTGCCGTATCAGTCGTCGATGCCTGCCGACCTGCGCACGACTGACGGTGGCTGGGTTCGGGCGAATTACCTTGGCTCGCTGGGCTGGATTAGCAGCCAGTATCTATCACTCAGTGAGGCCTGCGCCGGGTTGCCCGGCATCGCCCCCATGCGGTAGCTCGACCCGATGCGGCAGCATCGACCCGATGCGGCAGCATCGATGCTGCCGCGGCGTGGCTGTTCTCCCGCCACCAGCCAGAGCGAACAGCCTCCATTGCAGCCCGGTTCCTGCGAGCCGGGCTGATGCTTTCAGAAGGTGGGATCATCA
This is a stretch of genomic DNA from Anaerolineae bacterium. It encodes these proteins:
- a CDS encoding SMC family ATPase translates to MLPIRLTLRNFLPYHAPDPIVFEGLHLAVLSGPNGAGKSALLDAITWALWGRARGRTDQDLITLGADEMRVELEFEQEGERYLVTRGRDRRRQTSLSLYLRDNAAAGGLRDISAPTLRETQARITGLLRLDYDTFVHSAFLQQGRADAFTTRPPAQRRQILADILGLGIWETWAEQARDRLREIEGALQNIDGRLSEIADDLARQPVLERDLAAAEADHAAASAALHEAEAAYDAIRDAPAQLRAALDRQADLDRRLRAYAHDEGALLAEVERLAARVADYRAIIARREVIETGFATLEAARQADRSLGDKLLSLQEAEERRHALERQIAAARAELEAQASDYRGAIEELTRLAVDTESITAELDGVEAEIAALQAREAERDALRQTIASLKEEAAALRGANDALRREMGQIKARLDTLSAADPDAAECPTCQQPLPPPRRAELIAAFRADGTARGDRYRANATRLQAIQVELARHDAAMQTLLADLSRLNTLRQRAGELHARLEAARDAGQRLQAARTALAGVEAILAAGNYAGEARAQLALLQEEIAALGYDRSAHAAAREDLTAYRAYERQQHELQIALDALPAAEEALAATQERLARLRDRRAEDEAARAASEAEIERLQALTTEANRRFDQARAVRTAFQATAEKRARAQQALHALAAARQRQETLQARREALAAQGSLYTELREAFGGSGIPAMIIEAAIPELENTANDLLTRMTDGRMRLQITTQREKVSGGQIDTLDIIIADEQGTRDYALYSGGEAFRIDFALRVALSKLLARRAGAHLRTLFIDEGFGTQDAAGRERLVAAINAVADDFDLILVITHLDDLRDAFPARLEVERTAAGSRVRIG
- a CDS encoding exonuclease SbcCD subunit D, coding for MSDPIRILHFADAHIGLEAYGRTDPETGLSSRAEDFFARLAEVRDHAAAHGADLAIFGGDAFQTRNPSPTYQREFARFVRDLAALCPVLLLVGNHDLPASAGKAASIEIYATLGVPNVIVGVDYALHRIETVRGPVQVAAAPYPVRARLLAEGQARGLTLAELDAALEHALVDRLRALAEEADSDPAPRVLAGHFSVRGARPGSEQANMLGRDVTVPLEALTDRRWDYVALGHRHRHQVLTLPGSIPPVVYSGSLERLDFSEEGEPKGFCWAEVARGAASWRFVPLAARPFVTVRADARDSRDPTAAVLAAAEELEMNDAIVRVIVALSETNAHLLQEGAIRRALFAAGADHVAAIQVEVAHPVHARLGASPERLPPEELVRRYFEGKSTPPDRLRDLLDAAREILSDEEA
- a CDS encoding serine hydrolase, with protein sequence MPLEKLEAFIFEQLAATHLPGLSAAVVRGGDVIWARGFGFRDLAAGLPATPDTLYGIGSVTKSFTTLAIMQLAEAGLLSVDDPVEKFIPEFQVRPGGELVRLWHLMTHTSGLPALAYMEQIIYAHTDGSDIPLPISTTADLLTFMKDARDWTLNKPGERWYYLNEGFALLGEIITRVSGQPYAEYVAEHILKPLGIARTTFDQAALAADKNAAVPYVVTPEGKREPSSYVFNTLQADGALVSSVAEMARYIQMYLNGGEYNGARLISAASLAEMQTPRITQPERGTHFGPPGYAYGLQVTPDFLGRQVIGHGGSVGVATAHMAFIPAENIGIMLLANGTGYPMSYFAFYGLAELLGKDPEALPFIRHMRRLEALTGTYETYRATMRAQIRRAGDFLIYEKAGKLSQAKAVLIPDDVSDEVSTFYVQDGGGVQMPVEFRRKPDGPTEMIFGRYLFRRTGKLP
- a CDS encoding serine/threonine protein kinase, whose translation is MIGSTMMGDRSTPGTGDDLLGRTIGHYQILRELGRGGMATVYLARQTNMNRQVAIKVLPRIFLHDPTFLERFKREVQLIAELEHPHILPVYDFGEVDGIPYIVMRYLSGGSMLDLLIDGLPPLANLEKPIQQVCAALDFAHSEGIIHRDLKPSNIMLDEHGNAYLSDFGIAQIMQDAGRLTGSALIGTPAYMSPEQAEGRPLDARSDVYALGVVLFEMVTGREPFQADTPMAMLLKQIAEPMPSPRAYRPDLPAAVEQVILRATLKDPALRYPSAGVLAAAFSQALRTISPEQSSVRLPRPPSTEITMLPRREAPTEAEMASEVEDLPTVLGAEDLAVPTMPAERPSRRSIPAGKSFPAAEKLPTAQAGEAAVAPQAGRRRWVGVLAGVLIVLFLAFGAVRLLRNNWPGGLLREAEPTAFPGATLRTGPDRLYWLAVPEGWQERQLPVEDGLAVLWAPEDDSAFVALRLTPLDAAEALAALVERHSRTAYGDARLFVPIDRAEQPDGRLRVSYRIPQPGTLYNRFGPGQLDLFYSRAGSQLVTLAFFTSDSADVDLLLPVLQKVLDSVVINLSG